A region from the Prevotella melaninogenica genome encodes:
- a CDS encoding RagB/SusD family nutrient uptake outer membrane protein, producing the protein MKTVRTYILAGVAALALTSCNDYLTTVPKDAMSPATTWKTGDDAEKFLVGCYDGWEEGAALLYWDAGSDFAYNNFPWEGFTNIGNGSLSPSSPGWSFYDYTIIGRCNTFLENVDKCVFSSDAVKKDLVAQVKAIRAYNYFRMGFLYGGVPIVKPFTSAQEARVPRNTEQEVKDLVFKDLDEAIADINTSPAARGRIAKGAALAMKMRAALYWGDYQKAKDAAQAIIDLGKYELDSDYTNLFKLAGVDSKEIILAVQYKSGTRPLGTIGQLYNNGDGGWSSVVPTQNCVDNYEMSNGMTITEAGSGYDATHPFHGRDPRMAMTILYPGCDWEGSIFNTLDENVNGKKNPNYPTNAANSSKTALTWRKYLDPMSQYADVWDTEACPIVFRYAEVLLTWAEAENELNGPSANVYTMINKVRTRVGMPAVDQTKYNTKDKLRELIRRERGSEFAGEGLRRADILRWTSNGKMVAETVLNGPLNRITGTVNTAVTDPTMRAVVSGTSKVEDRTFQTFNRYLPIPQWNISDNPKLEQNPGYAK; encoded by the coding sequence ATGAAAACAGTAAGAACATATATATTAGCAGGTGTGGCTGCTCTTGCGCTCACATCTTGTAATGACTACCTTACCACTGTGCCGAAAGATGCAATGTCGCCAGCTACAACATGGAAGACGGGCGACGATGCTGAGAAGTTCCTTGTGGGCTGTTATGATGGTTGGGAAGAAGGTGCAGCCTTGCTCTATTGGGACGCTGGCTCTGACTTTGCGTACAACAACTTCCCTTGGGAAGGCTTTACCAATATCGGTAATGGTTCGCTCTCACCATCGTCTCCGGGCTGGTCGTTCTACGACTATACCATCATTGGTAGATGTAACACCTTCCTTGAGAATGTTGATAAGTGTGTCTTCAGCAGCGATGCAGTAAAGAAAGACCTCGTTGCGCAGGTGAAGGCTATCCGTGCTTATAACTATTTCCGCATGGGTTTCCTCTATGGTGGTGTGCCAATCGTTAAGCCTTTCACCAGTGCTCAGGAGGCACGCGTGCCACGTAATACGGAGCAAGAAGTGAAGGATTTAGTGTTCAAAGACCTTGATGAGGCGATTGCTGATATCAATACGTCTCCTGCTGCACGCGGACGTATCGCAAAGGGTGCTGCCTTGGCTATGAAGATGCGTGCTGCCCTCTACTGGGGCGACTATCAGAAGGCGAAGGATGCTGCTCAGGCTATCATCGACTTGGGTAAGTATGAACTTGATTCTGACTATACCAACCTCTTTAAGTTGGCTGGTGTTGACTCAAAAGAAATCATCCTTGCCGTACAGTATAAGAGCGGTACTCGCCCATTGGGCACTATCGGACAGTTGTATAACAATGGCGATGGTGGTTGGTCATCAGTTGTTCCAACACAGAACTGTGTCGACAACTATGAGATGAGTAATGGTATGACTATCACTGAGGCGGGTTCTGGTTATGATGCAACGCATCCTTTCCATGGTCGTGACCCACGTATGGCAATGACGATTCTCTATCCTGGTTGCGATTGGGAAGGTTCTATCTTCAATACCCTCGACGAGAATGTCAATGGTAAGAAGAATCCTAACTACCCAACTAATGCTGCCAACTCATCTAAGACTGCGCTCACATGGCGTAAGTACTTAGACCCAATGAGCCAGTATGCTGACGTATGGGATACAGAGGCTTGCCCTATCGTCTTCCGCTACGCAGAGGTACTCTTGACATGGGCAGAGGCTGAGAACGAGTTGAACGGTCCTTCAGCAAATGTCTATACAATGATTAACAAGGTACGTACCCGCGTTGGTATGCCTGCCGTTGACCAGACAAAGTATAACACTAAGGACAAGCTTCGTGAGTTGATTCGTCGCGAGCGTGGCTCAGAGTTCGCTGGTGAAGGCCTCCGTCGTGCCGATATCTTACGTTGGACAAGCAATGGTAAGATGGTAGCTGAAACGGTATTGAATGGTCCGTTAAACCGCATCACAGGTACTGTTAACACTGCCGTTACCGACCCAACAATGCGTGCCGTGGTCAGTGGTACCAGTAAGGTTGAGGATCGTACCTTCCAAACCTTCAACAGATATTTACCTATCCCACAGTGGAACATCTCTGACAATCCTAAGTTGGAGCAGAACCCTGGGTATGCGAAGTAA